Proteins encoded in a region of the Candidatus Obscuribacter sp. genome:
- a CDS encoding insulinase family protein — translation MQTNKLSKLFANLALTALSLTIYCQCPAAVAQESEVKVAIKKPLIPVSKDYTLKNGLRLLVSEDHSVPVASIAIVYDVGARDEVKGRSGFAHLFEHMMFQGSQNVGKVEHFKFIENVGGSLNASTHADFTNYFEKVPSNQIELCLWLESDRMRSLKITPDNFTNQLETVKEEKRMRVDNQPYVPSSIRLEELAFDNWGNGHPTIGYFEDLEASSIKDVKQFFDTYYAPNNATMAIVGDVNSDEMVKLVEKYFGSIPRVEAIKRPDLSEPAQTHAKSEKMVDKQAQMPAFWMAWKAPARREKDFYALNLMQTILSTGESSRLYQRMVKGDKVALKVDASYEERRGPSLFETFVVMKPGNTPEKVREVLMEELDKFKKEPVSAEELQKAKNQILRGLFSSNSYASLQRSLGRAEMLAEYGAFFGDPALIDKDLETYMAVTAEDIQKVAGRIFNKEGATTIDVSPVAKEKVSTSK, via the coding sequence GCAGCTGTGGCGCAAGAGAGCGAAGTAAAAGTAGCAATCAAAAAACCTCTGATTCCCGTATCTAAAGACTACACACTCAAAAATGGACTGAGACTACTGGTATCTGAAGACCACTCAGTTCCAGTGGCTTCTATAGCCATTGTCTATGACGTGGGGGCGCGCGACGAGGTCAAAGGGCGCTCAGGATTTGCCCATCTATTTGAGCATATGATGTTTCAGGGCTCGCAAAATGTGGGCAAAGTAGAACACTTTAAATTTATCGAAAATGTAGGAGGCTCACTCAATGCCTCTACCCATGCTGATTTTACTAACTACTTCGAAAAAGTACCAAGCAACCAAATAGAGCTTTGTCTATGGCTTGAGTCTGACCGTATGCGCTCTCTTAAAATCACTCCAGACAACTTTACTAATCAGCTGGAGACTGTCAAAGAAGAAAAAAGAATGCGTGTAGATAACCAGCCCTATGTACCATCATCTATCCGACTGGAAGAGCTGGCTTTTGACAATTGGGGCAATGGACACCCCACCATAGGCTACTTTGAAGACCTTGAAGCAAGCTCGATAAAGGACGTGAAACAGTTTTTTGATACCTACTACGCTCCAAACAATGCCACCATGGCCATCGTGGGCGACGTAAATAGTGACGAAATGGTCAAACTGGTCGAAAAATATTTTGGCTCAATACCGAGAGTCGAAGCAATAAAGAGACCTGACCTGTCAGAACCAGCTCAAACACACGCCAAAAGCGAAAAAATGGTAGACAAACAAGCCCAGATGCCAGCCTTCTGGATGGCCTGGAAAGCACCAGCGCGTCGCGAGAAGGATTTTTATGCACTAAATTTGATGCAAACAATACTCTCCACCGGCGAAAGCAGTCGTCTCTACCAGAGGATGGTTAAAGGTGACAAAGTCGCCCTCAAAGTAGATGCCAGCTATGAAGAAAGACGTGGACCCAGTCTCTTTGAGACATTTGTAGTAATGAAGCCAGGCAATACTCCCGAAAAAGTAAGAGAAGTATTGATGGAAGAACTGGATAAATTTAAGAAAGAACCAGTCTCGGCTGAAGAACTACAAAAGGCTAAAAACCAGATTTTGAGAGGACTATTTAGCAGCAATAGCTATGCGTCATTGCAGCGCAGTCTGGGACGGGCCGAAATGCTAGCCGAATATGGTGCCTTTTTTGGAGACCCTGCCTTGATTGACAAGGATCTCGAAACCTATATGGCAGTGACAGCCGAGGACATCCAAAAAGTGGCCGGGCGCATCTTTAACAAAGAAGGTGCCACCACAATTGATGTCAGCCCTGTGGCCAAAGAAAAAGTCTCAACCAGCAAATAA
- a CDS encoding insulinase family protein: protein MNSFFAKAALVLCALSLTVNSPSQAKTVKTKTTSSSKVSKTLPKKEEQPTVKIEAARAVPAEELWRKVAPQLPLPRPFNMPKVESYKMDNGLEVMLLEDHRFPFASINLGFRTGTAQEPATALGVAEMTAILMPQGTTTRTSKQIASQVEYIGGALKSSTDYDYSLLSGSCLSAYSDKLFDVMCDVLLNPSFPADELSLRKANQIQELTMKRSDPDFLIEERFSKVVFGAHPYSVVSPSEADINKLTSKDLAEYHDSHYLPNNAVLIVVGDFDSAKIKPLLESKLGSAEWKQGSVPVAAEPAMPAQSGRKIYLVDRPGSVQTSIKVGNVSIKRNDPSYFPMLVANQILGGTAHARLFLNIREAKGFTYGAYSKLASRKEPGAFFAEADVRTDVTNPSLQEFLYELDKMRTTKVKDDEIQAAKNYLAGSFQLGLETQGGIAQRLLEMKLFDLPNDYLETYANKVVAVSVDDVKKAASKLIDSNNLVVCVVGDANKIKEDLALFGPVNVYDSEGRLAPEQTVH, encoded by the coding sequence ATGAATTCCTTTTTTGCCAAAGCCGCTCTTGTGCTCTGTGCCCTGAGCCTTACAGTAAACAGTCCGAGTCAGGCTAAAACAGTTAAAACCAAAACTACCAGCAGCTCTAAAGTAAGTAAAACTCTACCTAAAAAAGAAGAACAGCCCACAGTCAAAATCGAAGCAGCACGAGCTGTGCCAGCCGAAGAACTGTGGCGCAAAGTAGCACCGCAATTGCCTTTGCCCAGACCATTTAATATGCCAAAAGTAGAGTCCTACAAAATGGATAACGGTCTGGAAGTGATGCTCTTAGAAGATCACCGTTTTCCTTTTGCCTCAATCAATTTGGGCTTTCGTACCGGCACAGCCCAGGAGCCAGCCACAGCTCTTGGCGTAGCTGAGATGACGGCGATATTAATGCCTCAAGGCACCACTACTCGCACGAGCAAACAAATCGCATCGCAAGTGGAGTATATCGGTGGTGCACTCAAGAGCAGTACTGATTATGATTACAGCTTACTGAGCGGCTCTTGCCTCTCGGCATACAGCGACAAGCTCTTTGATGTTATGTGCGATGTTCTGTTAAATCCAAGCTTTCCTGCTGATGAGCTAAGTCTGCGCAAAGCCAATCAAATCCAGGAATTGACCATGAAGAGGTCTGACCCTGACTTTTTGATAGAAGAACGCTTTAGCAAAGTGGTTTTTGGTGCACATCCATACTCAGTGGTTAGTCCATCAGAAGCTGACATCAACAAACTGACGAGCAAGGATCTGGCCGAATATCACGACAGTCATTACTTGCCAAATAACGCTGTACTAATTGTGGTGGGCGATTTTGACTCAGCCAAAATCAAACCACTGCTAGAGTCAAAGCTAGGCTCAGCAGAGTGGAAGCAAGGTAGTGTGCCTGTGGCAGCCGAGCCAGCTATGCCCGCTCAAAGTGGTCGCAAAATTTATCTAGTGGACAGACCGGGCTCTGTACAAACATCCATCAAAGTCGGCAATGTCAGTATTAAACGCAACGACCCGTCATACTTTCCCATGCTGGTGGCAAACCAAATTTTGGGCGGTACAGCTCATGCCCGACTATTTCTCAATATAAGAGAGGCAAAGGGCTTTACTTACGGTGCTTATAGCAAACTAGCCAGCCGCAAAGAACCAGGCGCCTTTTTTGCCGAAGCCGATGTGCGCACTGACGTCACCAACCCATCTTTGCAAGAATTTTTGTATGAGCTGGACAAAATGCGCACCACAAAAGTCAAAGATGACGAAATCCAGGCAGCTAAAAACTACCTGGCTGGCTCGTTTCAGCTAGGACTGGAGACACAAGGTGGTATAGCGCAGAGACTTTTGGAGATGAAACTATTTGATTTGCCCAATGACTATCTCGAAACATACGCCAATAAAGTGGTGGCGGTCTCTGTTGATGACGTCAAAAAGGCTGCTAGCAAACTAATTGACTCCAACAATCTCGTAGTCTGTGTAGTCGGCGATGCCAACAAAATCAAAGAAGACCTGGCCCTCTTTGGACCTGTCAATGTTTACGACAGTGAGGGACGACTGGCACCAGAGCAAACTGTACACTAA
- a CDS encoding PDZ domain-containing protein, with protein MALALILLLLCLPAIGKDSGYFGCDFVDNKVSATYYFAPAKMAGIKVGDQIVAINKQPVTAQNSQTTLTMLKGEPGTKVKVTVLRKGQKLTFTVTRESLPQPVFVSHQNAQEYYIDGMRQLDSGYIPTARLALEEAESLGHKMAALSIKTLLPKEDPDKVQLKKIKAIKDALKARQFGKAQKLCQEALKAYPQSEILILNSAYCARQLGQYKQALQLAQKLVQQNSSYLPGLIELAYCQAMTGQRALAKSTLNQALLLNGNTDELNLLDNYLQSNKQQHH; from the coding sequence TTGGCTCTGGCATTGATATTGCTACTCCTTTGCCTACCGGCCATAGGCAAAGATAGTGGTTATTTTGGTTGTGATTTTGTCGACAACAAAGTAAGCGCGACCTATTACTTTGCACCGGCAAAAATGGCAGGTATCAAAGTCGGCGATCAAATTGTAGCTATCAATAAACAACCAGTCACGGCCCAAAACAGTCAGACCACACTGACTATGCTCAAAGGAGAGCCTGGCACAAAAGTCAAGGTCACAGTATTGCGAAAAGGTCAAAAGCTGACCTTTACTGTGACACGGGAGAGTTTGCCTCAGCCTGTTTTTGTCAGCCACCAAAATGCTCAAGAGTACTACATAGACGGCATGAGACAACTGGACTCAGGCTATATACCAACAGCCAGGCTGGCACTGGAAGAAGCCGAGAGTTTGGGGCACAAAATGGCGGCATTGAGTATTAAAACACTGCTACCAAAAGAAGACCCCGACAAAGTACAGCTCAAAAAAATCAAAGCAATCAAAGACGCTCTTAAAGCCAGGCAATTTGGCAAAGCACAAAAGTTGTGCCAGGAAGCGCTCAAAGCGTACCCTCAAAGTGAAATCCTGATTTTAAACTCTGCTTATTGCGCCCGTCAGCTAGGTCAGTACAAACAGGCACTGCAACTGGCTCAAAAGCTGGTACAACAAAACAGTTCCTACTTGCCCGGACTGATAGAGCTAGCCTACTGTCAGGCCATGACCGGACAAAGAGCACTTGCCAAAAGCACTCTCAATCAGGCCTTGCTTTTAAATGGCAATACAGATGAGTTAAATTTGCTCGATAATTATCTACAATCTAATAAGCAGCAGCACCACTGA